Proteins found in one Drosophila innubila isolate TH190305 chromosome X, UK_Dinn_1.0, whole genome shotgun sequence genomic segment:
- the LOC117786678 gene encoding odorant receptor 2a: MKISLVVDVEEELEELNTHSAVSYHWRVWELMGLIQPPGMSRQQFLIRSILINVLVTFLFPLTLLANLFFTNSLKELFENLTITITDMVANLKFINVFLVRRQLREIQGILWVLDKRAKTVHNEQELRVLRQSVRIAQSSFRTFAGIFVFGTTLSCIRVAIARHRQLLYPAWFGVDWQCSDVAYWIINVYQLFGLIVQAMQDCANDSYPPAYLSILTGHMRALELRVRRIGYPEPDPMSHILYNRAKYQQSVYLQLSECIEDYINILRLHAIIQEILSVACMAQFVCSAAVQCTVAMHFLYVVDSNDLSTMILSLVFFIAVTLEVFIICYFGDRMRTQSEALLDAFYACNWMDQMPQFKRNLIITLMRTQRPSLICAGGYISVTLETFVQVNRLTYSVFTLLLRAK; this comes from the exons atgaaaatttcactGGTTG TTGACGTGGAGGAGGAACTGGAGGAGTTGAATACGCATAGCGCTGTTAGTTATCACTGGAGAGTCTGGGAGCTGATGGGATTAATCCAGCCGCCGGGCATGTCACGTCAGCAGTTCCTCATTCGCTCCATTCTCATCAATGTGCTGGTCACCTTTCTGTTCCCATTGACGCTTCTCGCCAACCTCTTCTTTACCAACAGTTTGAAGGAGCTCTTCGAGAATCTGACCATCACAATAACGGACATGGTGGCCAATTTGAAGTTCATCAATGTTTTCTTGGTGCGTCGACAGTTGCGGGAGATTCAAGGCATTCTTTGGGTGCTCGACAAACGCGCCAAGACCGTGCACAACGAGCAGGAGTTGCGGGTGCTCCGTCAGTCGGTGAGGATAGCGCAGAGCAGTTTTCGCACCTTTGCTGGAATCTTTGTGTTTGGCACAACGTTGAGCTGCATCCGGGTGGCTATTGCCCGGCATCGGCAGTTGCTTTATCCGGCGTGGTTTGGCGTCGATTGGCAATGCTCCGATGTGGCCTATTGGATCATCAATGTCTATCAATTGTTTGGATTGATTGTTCAGGCCATGCAGGACTGTGCCAATGATTCCTATCCGCCAGCATATCTTTCAATCCTCACCGGACACATGAGAGCGTTGGAGTTGCGTGTCCGTCGCATTGGTTACCCGGAACCGGATCCCATGTCGCATATCCTTTACAACCGGGCAAAGTATCAGCAAAGTGTTTACTTGCAGCTCAGTGAATGTATCGAGGATTACATTAATATACTCCGATTGCATGCGATCATCCAGGAGATTCTATCGGTTGCCTGCATGGCACAATTCGTCTGCTCCGCCGCCGTTCAATGCACGGTCGCGATGCACTTCCTCTATGTCGTCGATTCCAATGATCTCTCCACCATGATTCTCTCCCTGGTCTTCTTCATCGCGGTCACCCTGGAGGTCTTCATCATTTGCTACTTTGGTGATCGCATGCGCACCCAGAGCGAGGCTCTCCTCGATGCCTTCTATGCCTGCAACTGGATGGATCAGATGCCCCAGTTCAAGCGCAATCTCATCATCACCCTGATGCGCACCCAGAGACCTTCCCTTATTTGTGCCGGCGGCTACATATCCGTTACTTTGGAGACCTTTGTTCAG GTTAACAGGCTCACCTATTCCGTCTTCACATTGTTGCTACGCGCCAAGTAA
- the LOC117793689 gene encoding alpha-tocopherol transfer protein-like encodes MSSDSESENQLRRDRDLAELFEWFAQNENLPQEIEPLLLRRFYQCMYGHVEDTKKLIEVNYALRNKHPHLFIKRDPLDEDSRRTFDYADILPLPGLTPDKYKVSLYCFRDFEPSKMHHTEDTRAFFMVTDCRFITPDDLADPEVLSEGEVQIFDMKGTTMRHISRLTISTLRAYVKFLQLAFPVRLKAIHMVNCPTYLDRIVSVVKPFISEEVFKLIRFHTSGIDSLYTFVPREMLPEEYGGSAGPLATLRAQTQKVLTEHRNYLMNPNHWHVEKPEKRNGRSWKLFN; translated from the exons ATGAGCAGCGATAGTGAAAGTGAAAATCAGTTAAGACGCGATCGTGATTTGGCCGAGCTATTCGAATGGTTTGCTCAAAATGAGAATCTGCCGCAGgaaattg AGCCTTTGCTGCTGCGTCGCTTCTATCAGTGCATGTACGGACATGTCGAGGACACCAAGAAACTCATCGAGGTGAATTACGCGTTGCGTAACAAGCATCCGCATCTGTTTATCAAACGAGATCCACTGGACGAGGACAGTCGTCGCACTTTTGATTATGC AGACATTCTGCCACTACCTGGCCTTACGCCGGATAAATATAAGGTGTCACTCTATTGTTTCCGGGACTTTGAACCATCCAAA ATGCATCATACGGAGGATACGCGTGCATTTTTCATGGTTACGGATTGTCGTTTCATTACGCCCGATGATCTGGCAGATCCCGAGGTTTTGTCGGAGGGTGAAGTGCAGATTTTTGATATGAAGGGCACAACGATGCGTCATATCTCGCGTCTTACCATAAGCACACTGCGGGCTTATGTCAAGTTCCTGCAATTGGCGTTTCCAGTACGCCTTAAGGCCATTCATATGGTCAACTGTCCGACGTATCTGGATAGGATAGTGAGTGTTGTAAAGCCTTTCATAAGCGAAGAAGTCTTCAAATTG atACGCTTTCACACATCCGGTATCGACTCTCTGTACACCTTTGTGCCCCGCGAGATGCTTCCCGAAGAGTACGGCGGCTCTGCCGGACCACTGGCCACTTTACGTGCCCAGACCCAGAAGGTTTTGACCGAACACAG GAACTATTTGATGAATCCGAATCATTGGCACGTTGAGAAACCGGAGAAACGTAACGGAAGATCGTggaaactatttaattaa
- the LOC117782328 gene encoding protein crooked neck has protein sequence MDRPQKMPKVAKVKNKAPAEVQITAEQLLREAKERDLEILPPPPKQKISDPAELADYQQRKRKTFEDDLRKNRMVVSNWIKYAQWEEQQQEIQRARSIWERALDNEHRNVTLWLKYAEMEMKNKQVNHARNLWDRAVTIMPRVNQFWYKYTYMEEMLENVAGARQVFERWMEWQPEEQAWQTYVNFELRYKETDRAREIYERFVYVHPDVKNWIKFARFEETHGFIHGSRRVFERAVEFFGDDYIEERLFIAFARFEEGQKEHDRARIIYKYALEHLPKDRTPDLFKAYTIHEKKYGDRAGIEDVIVSKRKHQYEQEVAANPTNYDAWFDYLRLIEAEGDKELIRETYERAIANVPPANEKNYWRRYIYMWINYALYEELEAEDLERTRQIYKTCLELIPHKQFTFSKLWLLYAQFELRCKQLQVARKTLGMAIGMCPRDKLFRGYIDLEIQLREFERCRLLYEKFLEFGPENCVTWMKFAELENLLGDTERARAIFELAVQQPRLDMPELLWKAYIDFEVALGETELARQLYERLLERTQHVKVWMSFAKFEMSISHGQGQGQDDVQGDDDLNARLARRIYERANEMMRQLNDKESRVLLLEAWRDFERDVNDATSLQKVLDKMPRRIKRRQKIVSEDGVEEGWEEIFDYIFPEDEMARPNLKLLAAAKMWKKQKDVEVDNTAEPQIEGTSTPPAALDTDDN, from the exons ATGGATCGGCCACAGAAAATGCCCAAGGTGGCAAAG gtCAAGAATAAAGCGCCGGCAGAGGTGCAAATTACGGCAGAGCAGCTGCTGCGCGAGGCGAAGGAGCGTGACTTGGAGATTCTGCCACCACCGCCGAAACAAAAGATTTCCGATCCCGCCGAATTGGCCGATTACCAGCAGAGGAAGCGCAAAACATTCGAGGATGATTTGCGAAAGAACCGTATGGTGGTCAGCAATTGGATCAAGTATGCACAGTgggaggagcagcagcaggagatACAGCGGGCACGTTCCATATGGGAGCGGGCGTTGGACAATGAGCATCGCAATGTGACGCTTTGGCTGAAATATGCCGAAATGGAGATGAAGAACAAGCAGGTGAATCACGCCCGTAATCTGTGGGATCGGGCCGTGACCATAATGCCGCGAGTGAATCAATTCTGGTATAAGTACACCTACATGGAGGAGATGCTGGAGAATGTGGCCGGAGCACGTCAAGTGTTTGAGCGTTGGATGGAATGGCAGCCGGAGGAGCAAGCCTGGCAGACGTATGTCAACTTCGAGCTGCGCTACAAGGAGACGGATCGAGCACGCGAAATATACGAGAGATTCGTGTACGTACATCCCGATGTGAAGAATTGGATCAAGTTTGCACGGTTCGAGGAGACGCACGGCTTTATACATGGCTCACGGCGTGTATTTGAGCGGGCCGTGGAGTTCTTTGGCGATGATTACATTGAGGAGCGTCTGTTCATTGCGTTTGCCCGCTTCGAGGAGGGACAGAAGGAGCACGATCGTGCCCGTATCATTTACAAATATGCACTGGAACATCTGCCAAAGGATCGCACACCCGATCTGTTCAAGGCGTATACAATTCACGAGAAGAAGTACGGCGATCGGGCTGGCATCGAGGATGTCATCGTATCGAAGCGAAAGCATCAATACGAACAGGAAGTGGCTGCCAATCCGACCAACTACGATGCCTGGTTCGATTATCTGCGTCTCATCGAGGCCGAGGGCGACAAGGAGCTCATTCGGGAGACCTATGAGCGTGCCATTGCAAATGTGCCGCCGGCGAACGAGAAGAACTATTGGCGTCGCTACATTTACATGTGGATCAACTATGCGCTATACGAGGAACTCGAGGCCGAGGATCTCGAGCGCACGCGACAGATCTACAAGACCTGCCTGGAGCTCATACCCCACAAGCAGTTCACCTTTAGCAAATTGTGGCTGCTCTACGCTCAATTCGAGTTGCGTTGCAAGCAACTTCAGGTGGCACGCAAAACTCTCGGCATGGCCATTGGCATGTGTCCGCGGGACAAACTCTTTCGGGGCTACATCGATCTGGAGATTCAATTGCGTGAGTTCGAACGCTGCCGTCTGCTCTACGAGAAGTTTCTCGAATTCGGACCGGAGAATTGTGTGACATGGATGAAGTTTGCCGAGCTGGAAAACCTTTTGGGTGATACGGAGCGGGCCAGGGCAATCTTTGAGCTGGCCGTGCAGCAGCCGCGTCTCGACATGCCCGAGCTGTTGTGGAAGGCCTACATTGACTTTGAGGTGGCACTGGGCGAAACGGAGCTGGCCCGTCAGCTCTACGAACGTTTGCTGGAGCGCACACAGCATGTCAAGGTGTGGATGTCGTTTGCCAAGTTCGAGATGAGCATCAGTCATGGCCAAGGACAAGGGCAAGATGATGTCCAGGGAGATGACGATTTGAATGCACGCCTTGCACGTCGCATCTATGAGCGTGCCAATGAGATGATGCGTCAGCTGAACGACAAGGAGTCCCGTGTCCTGCTCCTCGAGGCGTGGCGTGACTTTGAGCGCGACGTCAACGATGCGACATCATTGCAAAAGGTCCTGGACAAGATGCCACGGCGCATTAAGCGGCGACAGAAGATTGTCTCCGAGGATGGCGTCGAGGAGGGTTGGGAGGAGATCTTCGATTACATCTTTCCCGAGGATGAAATGGCCAGACCCAATCTCAAGCTCCTCGCTGCTGCCAAAATGTGGAAGAAGCAAAAGGACGTGGAGGTGGACAACACAGCTGAGCCACAAATTGAGGGAACATCAACACCACCTGCTGCTCTCGACACAGACGATAATTAG